In a single window of the Thunnus albacares chromosome 1, fThuAlb1.1, whole genome shotgun sequence genome:
- the acsf3 gene encoding malonate--CoA ligase ACSF3, mitochondrial — MLLGLVAARHSLKWTIPCWKTTLDRTYWPSESGQWLLGTVVRRKAHRWTTVPSSRLNQKPVFARAPAFGDKLAIIDSSGSHSYKQLYGSSLGLARRIATALNSDFGGLEGKRITFLCANDASYTVAQWAAWMSGGTAVPLYRKHPPSELEYIISDSQSSLLVAGHPYAETVEPLAQKLGLPYLTLPPTSNLGTLNGAETEEKEATITDWAERPAMIIYTSGTTGRPKGVLHTHSSIQAMVQCLVSEWAWSRDDVILHTLPLHHVHGIVNKLLCPLWVGATCIMLPEFQPQKVWEMLLSSKAPLVNVFMAVPTIYSKLIQHYDQHFTQPHVKDFVKAVCKERIRLMVSGSAALPLPTLQRWEEITGHTLLERYGMTEIGMALSNPLKGPRIPGAVGLPLPGVDVRIAMNNTTNTTIVEGNHRETQVRPGLEGKEGELLVRGHSVFKEYWNKPQETRESFTDDGWFKTGDTATFKDGVYWILGRTSVDIIKSGGYKISALEVERHLLTHPDIIDVAVIGSPDATWGQKVTAVVQLKKGQSLTLPELKTWAREHMAPYTIPTGLILVEGMPRNQMGKVNKKDLLRHFFP; from the exons ATGCTCTTAGGACTTGTTGCTGCTCGCCACTCTCTGAAGTGGACCATCCCTTGCTGGAAAACCACTCTTGACAGAACTTATTGGCCCTCAGAGTCAGGGCAGTGGCTGCTGGGAACTGTAGTCCGGAGGAAAGCTCATAGATGGACTACCGTACCATCATCAAGGTTAAACCAGAAGCCCGTCTTTGCCAGAGCTCCAGCTTTTGGAGATAAGCTAGCTATCATAGACAGTAGCGGCAGCCACAGCTACAAGCAGCTGTATGGCAGCAGCTTAGGCCTTGCCAGAAGAATCGCCACTGCTCTCAACTCTGACTTTGGGGGTCTGGAAGGAAAACGAATCACCTTCCTGTGTGCTAATGATGCTTCCTATACAGTGGCACAGTGGGCAGCTTGGATGAGTGGCGGGACGGCGGTGCCGCTGTACCGAAAACACCCACCATCTGAACTGGAGTACATCATTTCTGACTCCCAGAGTTCACTGCTGGTGGCAGGGCATCCCTACGCTGAAACCGTGGAGCCCCTGGCACAGAAGCTTGGGCTGCCATACCTCACACTGCCCCCTACCTCTAACCTGGGCACTTTAAATGGggcagagacagaagagaaggaGGCCACCATCACAGACTGGGCTGAGCGACCAGCTATGATCATCTACACCAGTGGTACCACAGGGAGACCAAAGGGAGTCCTGCATACGCACAGCAGCATCCAAGCCATG GTCCAGTGTCTGGTTTCAGAGTGGGCGTGGTCCAGAGATGACGTCATCCTCCACACTTTACCGCTCCACCACGTGCACGGCATCGTCAACAAGCTGCTGTGCCCGCTCTGGGTGGGCGCCACCTGCATTATGCTGCCCGAATTCCAGCCTCAAAAG GTGTGGGAGATGCTGTTGAGCTCCAAGGCCCCCCTGGTTAATGTGTTCATGGCCGTGCCAACTATCTACTCTAAGCTGATCCAGCACTATGATCAGCACTTCACACAGCCTCATGTCAAGGACTTTGTCAAAGCGGTCTGCAAAGAGAGGATCAG GCTCATGGTTTCAGGCTCAGCTGCTCTCCCTCTGCCCACTCTCCAACGCTGGGAGGAGATTACAGGACACACACTGCTGGAACGCTATGGCATGACTGAGATCGGCATGGCGCTGTCCAACCCTCTGAAGGGCCCACGCATCCCAG GGGCTGTAGGGTTGCCACTCCCTGGTGTGGACGTTCGGATTGCCATGAATAACACGACCAACACCACTATTGTGGAGGGAAACCACAGAGAGACTCAG GTACGTCCAGGTCTGGAGGGGAAGGAAGGGGAGCTCCTGGTTCGAGGTCATTCTGTCTTTAAGGAGTACTGGAATAAACCTCAGGAGACCAGAGAGTCTTTCACTGATGACGGCTGGTTCAAAACAG GAGACACAGCAACCTTCAAAGATGGTGTGTATTGGATCTTGGGCCGCACCAGTGTTGACATCATCAAGAGTGGTGGCTACAAGATCAGCGCGCTCGAGGTGGAGCGTCACCTACTGACTCATCCAGACATCATAG ATGTTGCTGTGATCGGGTCCCCAGATGCCACATGGGGCCAAAAGGTCACTGCAGTGGTGCAGCTGAAGAAGGGGCAGAGTTTGACCTTGCCTGAGTTGAAGACCTGGGCTAG